Proteins from a single region of Candidatus Eisenbacteria bacterium:
- a CDS encoding PAS domain S-box protein, protein MPSTSGAWRVEDLPPLLEMLFAASSLGIALFDRDLRCAYVNEVLASAGGRTVDDCRGHTFDEVLPAIGAVAVPGLRRVLDTGTPLLDRRFTDGTRHWLVSHYPIRTRTGSLLGVGSVCREETERKRVERLHEEREQRYGALIDMCPDAIVEIEDQRVSFVNRAAVDLIGAASAEDLIGRSPWQFLHVEDLMRAQTRFVAAMERGQRFPYPFGARMKRLDGREILVNVRGAVYDRSGRAAVQAVLHDVTSQKAAEQEREELIKALAMERELLRTVLSQLPVGVVVIDAATDRLVLANPAADHIWGRRLGQRSLAEPAPGRPNWSLFASLREGLPSGEIEAEVQCGDGETRVLRGGSVPIRNADGAVVNAVATFRDVTDERRSEDALRRAHDELEQRVAERTASLAEAYEQLQHEVTEREQAERQLRTAERLASIGTFAAGIAHEINNPLAAILATAELARALNAEGAPPVQVDASLARIVAEARRGGEIVKGILRFAREEEAERWLVDVNGVVRGVCGLVRERSVPAGCLVRTRLARRLPRIGMKPSELEQVLMNLIQNAAQAGASSIVVQTGSSGGRVTLRVRDNGRGIARKHVDRIFDPFFTTRHRDGGTGLGLSIVHGIVTRYSGSVNVHTREGRGTTFTVELPIDTAVIEGIRAAE, encoded by the coding sequence GTGCCGAGCACGTCGGGAGCGTGGCGCGTCGAGGATCTCCCCCCGCTTCTGGAGATGCTCTTTGCCGCCTCGTCGCTCGGCATCGCGCTCTTCGACCGCGACCTGCGGTGCGCCTACGTGAACGAGGTGCTCGCATCGGCCGGCGGCCGCACCGTCGACGACTGCCGGGGGCACACCTTCGACGAAGTCCTGCCCGCGATCGGCGCCGTTGCCGTGCCCGGCCTGCGGCGGGTGCTCGACACCGGGACCCCGCTTCTCGACCGGCGCTTCACCGACGGCACGCGGCACTGGCTGGTGAGCCACTATCCCATCCGCACGCGAACCGGATCGCTGCTAGGCGTCGGATCGGTCTGCCGCGAGGAGACCGAGCGCAAGCGCGTCGAACGCCTCCACGAGGAACGCGAGCAGCGGTACGGCGCACTCATCGACATGTGCCCCGACGCGATCGTCGAGATCGAGGACCAGCGGGTGTCGTTCGTGAACCGGGCGGCCGTCGATCTGATCGGCGCGGCCAGCGCCGAGGATCTGATCGGCCGCTCGCCATGGCAGTTCCTCCATGTCGAGGACCTCATGCGGGCGCAGACGCGCTTCGTGGCGGCCATGGAGCGCGGGCAGCGCTTTCCCTACCCGTTCGGCGCCCGCATGAAGCGGCTCGACGGCCGCGAGATCCTGGTGAACGTCCGTGGCGCCGTCTACGACCGCTCGGGGCGCGCGGCCGTGCAGGCGGTGCTGCACGACGTCACCAGCCAGAAGGCGGCCGAGCAGGAACGCGAGGAGCTCATCAAGGCGCTCGCGATGGAGCGTGAGCTGCTGCGGACCGTGCTGAGCCAGCTCCCGGTCGGCGTCGTGGTGATCGACGCTGCCACCGACCGTCTCGTGCTCGCCAATCCGGCGGCCGACCACATCTGGGGTCGACGACTCGGGCAGCGATCGCTCGCCGAGCCGGCGCCCGGACGCCCGAACTGGTCGCTATTCGCCTCGCTGCGCGAGGGGCTCCCGTCCGGCGAGATCGAGGCCGAGGTGCAATGCGGCGACGGCGAGACGCGCGTCCTGCGGGGCGGCTCCGTTCCCATCCGCAACGCCGACGGCGCGGTCGTGAACGCCGTCGCGACCTTCCGCGACGTGACCGACGAGCGCCGGTCCGAGGACGCCCTGCGCCGCGCCCACGACGAGCTGGAGCAGCGGGTCGCGGAGCGGACCGCGAGTCTCGCGGAGGCCTACGAGCAGCTGCAGCACGAGGTGACCGAGCGCGAGCAGGCCGAGCGGCAGCTCCGGACCGCGGAGCGTCTGGCGTCGATCGGAACCTTCGCCGCCGGCATCGCGCATGAGATCAACAATCCCCTGGCGGCGATCCTCGCGACCGCGGAGCTGGCGCGCGCCCTCAACGCCGAAGGCGCTCCACCGGTCCAGGTCGACGCCTCGCTCGCCCGCATCGTCGCGGAGGCGCGACGCGGCGGCGAGATCGTGAAGGGCATCCTGCGCTTCGCGCGCGAAGAGGAGGCCGAGCGCTGGCTCGTCGACGTCAACGGCGTCGTGCGCGGCGTGTGCGGCCTCGTCCGCGAACGCAGCGTTCCCGCGGGCTGTCTCGTGCGCACGCGCCTGGCACGCCGGCTGCCCCGCATCGGCATGAAGCCCTCCGAGCTGGAGCAGGTTCTCATGAACTTGATCCAGAACGCGGCCCAGGCCGGCGCGTCGTCGATCGTCGTACAGACGGGCTCTTCGGGAGGACGCGTCACCCTCCGCGTCCGCGACAACGGGCGCGGCATCGCCCGCAAGCACGTGGATCGGATCTTCGATCCCTTCTTCACGACCCGCCACCGCGACGGCGGCACGGGCCTCGGGCTCAGCATCGTGCACGGGATCGTCACACGCTACTCCGGGTCGGTGAACGTGCACACGCGAGAGGGCCGCGGCACCACGTTCACCGTCGAGCTGCCGATCGACACGGCCGTGATCGAAGGCATTCGCGCCGCGGAGTGA
- a CDS encoding glycosyltransferase, protein MLRPMPERDPAPPIDGVLPTVGGKFFFIGPQKFYVRAVSYGPFGTASHGFPFPGEAVLDRDFALMRELGANVVRTFTVPPRWLLDHAAAHRLRVLVTIPWLEYTCFLDDKDVMRETHGIVRAAAETLGGHPALFGLLLGNEIPPDIVRWHGADRVAAFLRDLGDEVKQANPSTLISYANFPSTEYLDLGDFLDFLCFNVYLHREGDFRRYISRLHNLAIDKPLVLSEFGVDSIREGAEEQAKLLSWMVRAAFESGVAGTTIFAWTDDWYTNNTQITDWAFGLVDVERNPKPAFGAVQAQYDAPLPPPLERPPKVSVVICAYNAERTMDACLASLRNLNYPDYEVIVVNDGSTDRTPAITAEHKAAYDADPNGPPMVVIDQVNKGLSIARNVGMEAATGEIIAYTDSDCVPDPDWLYFLVYKFLRNGYVAVGGPNYPPPEPSLVPAAVAVSPGGPAHVLLDDEVAEHIPGCNMAFTKKVMQEIQGFEPIFAAAGDDVDFCWRLQNRGYAVGFSPSATVWHYRRNTVKAYLRQQMGYGKAEALLYFKHPYRFNMLGQSRWLGRIYGELTTAVLSRRPVIYFGAFGRGLFQSMYEPPSSLLSYLPFTLEWNAIGILLFLAGLVSPSILPIAAIPLGISVAWSIGTAWSARIDPRFSGLGARGLIAVLTYLGPVVRGVQRYLWRMRVRADVEQIVPAGRRQPAKIDWRRRAFVVRYWSEQGHEKESLLGALMDFLIPRKYLIAVDPGWNPWDLEVYRGIWAKARVGVATENHGGMKRVLNARCEVRLTRVSQLVLMGFAIATVLGVLFAAPEIAGIGAALGIVNLGVIIAETYRLARIINETLDIAANSVALRPLNGDHQQEPEREAA, encoded by the coding sequence ATGCTGCGTCCCATGCCGGAGCGGGATCCCGCTCCGCCGATCGACGGGGTCCTGCCGACCGTAGGCGGCAAGTTCTTCTTCATCGGGCCGCAGAAGTTCTACGTGCGCGCCGTCTCGTACGGCCCGTTCGGCACGGCGAGCCACGGCTTCCCGTTCCCGGGCGAGGCGGTCCTCGATCGGGACTTCGCGCTCATGCGCGAGCTGGGCGCGAACGTCGTGCGCACGTTCACGGTGCCGCCACGCTGGCTGCTCGATCACGCCGCCGCGCACCGCCTCCGCGTGCTCGTGACGATCCCGTGGCTCGAGTACACGTGCTTCCTCGACGACAAGGACGTCATGCGCGAGACGCACGGCATCGTGCGGGCCGCGGCCGAGACCCTGGGCGGGCATCCGGCCTTGTTCGGGCTGCTCCTCGGCAACGAGATCCCGCCCGACATCGTGCGCTGGCATGGTGCCGATCGCGTCGCGGCGTTCCTGCGCGACCTGGGCGACGAGGTGAAGCAGGCGAACCCGTCGACGCTGATCTCGTACGCGAACTTCCCGTCGACCGAGTATCTCGACCTCGGCGACTTTCTCGACTTCCTGTGCTTCAACGTCTACCTGCATCGCGAGGGCGACTTCCGGCGCTACATCTCGCGCCTCCACAACCTGGCGATCGACAAGCCATTGGTCCTGTCCGAGTTCGGCGTCGACTCCATCCGCGAGGGCGCGGAGGAGCAGGCGAAGCTGCTGTCGTGGATGGTGCGCGCCGCGTTCGAGAGCGGCGTCGCCGGCACCACCATCTTCGCGTGGACCGACGACTGGTACACGAACAACACGCAGATCACCGACTGGGCGTTCGGCCTGGTCGACGTCGAGCGCAACCCGAAGCCGGCCTTCGGCGCCGTCCAGGCCCAGTACGATGCGCCGCTGCCGCCGCCGCTCGAGCGCCCGCCCAAGGTGTCGGTCGTCATCTGCGCCTACAACGCCGAGCGGACGATGGACGCATGCCTCGCATCGCTGCGGAACCTCAACTATCCGGACTACGAGGTCATCGTCGTCAACGACGGCTCGACCGATCGCACGCCTGCGATCACCGCCGAGCACAAGGCGGCGTACGACGCGGATCCGAACGGGCCGCCGATGGTGGTGATCGACCAGGTGAACAAGGGGCTCTCGATCGCGCGCAACGTCGGCATGGAGGCCGCGACCGGCGAGATCATCGCCTACACGGACTCGGACTGCGTGCCGGATCCGGACTGGCTCTACTTCCTCGTCTACAAGTTCCTGCGCAACGGCTACGTCGCGGTCGGCGGCCCGAACTATCCGCCGCCCGAGCCGAGCCTCGTCCCGGCAGCGGTCGCGGTGTCGCCGGGCGGTCCCGCGCACGTGCTCCTCGACGACGAGGTCGCCGAGCACATCCCGGGCTGCAACATGGCCTTCACGAAGAAGGTGATGCAGGAGATCCAGGGCTTCGAGCCGATCTTCGCGGCCGCCGGCGACGACGTGGACTTCTGCTGGCGCCTGCAGAACCGCGGCTACGCCGTTGGCTTCAGCCCGTCGGCGACGGTCTGGCACTACCGCCGCAACACGGTGAAGGCATACCTCCGGCAGCAGATGGGCTACGGCAAGGCCGAGGCGCTGCTCTACTTCAAGCATCCGTACCGCTTCAACATGCTCGGCCAGTCGCGCTGGCTGGGTCGCATCTACGGCGAGCTCACGACGGCGGTGCTGTCGCGCCGCCCGGTCATCTATTTCGGCGCCTTCGGACGTGGGCTCTTCCAGTCGATGTACGAGCCGCCGTCCTCGCTGCTCTCCTACCTGCCGTTCACGCTCGAGTGGAACGCGATCGGCATCCTGCTCTTCCTGGCGGGGCTCGTCTCGCCGTCGATCCTGCCTATCGCGGCGATTCCGCTCGGCATCTCCGTCGCCTGGTCGATCGGCACGGCCTGGAGCGCGCGCATCGATCCCCGCTTCTCGGGCCTCGGCGCACGCGGCCTCATTGCCGTGCTCACGTATCTTGGCCCCGTCGTGCGCGGCGTCCAGCGCTACCTGTGGCGCATGCGCGTCCGCGCCGACGTCGAGCAGATCGTCCCCGCCGGGCGCCGCCAGCCGGCGAAGATCGACTGGCGGCGGCGGGCCTTCGTCGTCCGCTACTGGAGCGAGCAGGGGCACGAGAAGGAGTCACTCCTGGGCGCGCTCATGGACTTCCTGATCCCGCGCAAGTACCTGATTGCCGTCGATCCCGGCTGGAACCCGTGGGACCTCGAGGTCTACCGCGGCATCTGGGCCAAGGCGCGGGTCGGCGTCGCGACCGAGAACCACGGCGGCATGAAGCGGGTGCTGAACGCCCGCTGCGAGGTGCGACTCACGCGCGTCTCCCAGCTCGTGCTGATGGGCTTTGCGATCGCGACGGTCCTGGGGGTCCTCTTCGCCGCGCCGGAGATCGCGGGCATCGGCGCCGCGCTCGGCATCGTCAACCTGGGCGTCATCATCGCCGAGACGTATCGGCTCGCGCGCATCATCAACGAGACCCTCGACATCGCCGCCAACTCCGTCGCCCTCCGCCCCCTCAACGGCGACCACCAGCAGGAACCGGAACGGGAGGCCGCGTGA